The Paraburkholderia sp. ZP32-5 genome includes a window with the following:
- a CDS encoding TauD/TfdA family dioxygenase: MSSAEYLQGACVWNGVEMYENPRWVRDFPAVVLDEIDVAVRKSADIDWADVNRDTFALPSAKAFFDDVREELENGSGMVKIRGLDVGRYDQEQLRRIWYALGHHLGTPMFQNRRGELMREIKDEGAGVGAKLYGSTVDASGKEFLSSGARTLSPGELRFHTDRCDVVGLLCVRQASEGGVSKLASSATVYNEMLKRRPDLHALLCKPIPRSRFGEEAGGQYVTYDLPVFGVRDGKLTSHFSLTYIENAQLLSSVRKLTDAEHEALRMLLQLAQEQCFEMRFAPGDIQLLNNHIVYHGRTAFKDDATTGQDRMLMRLWLSVPNSRALPEDHAVLWGDVTGGMPHGGIAQPATPCAA; the protein is encoded by the coding sequence ATGTCATCCGCCGAATACCTGCAAGGTGCGTGTGTGTGGAACGGTGTCGAGATGTACGAGAACCCTCGCTGGGTCAGAGACTTTCCGGCCGTCGTACTGGATGAGATCGACGTCGCGGTCCGCAAGTCGGCCGATATCGATTGGGCCGACGTCAACCGCGATACCTTCGCGCTGCCGAGCGCAAAGGCGTTTTTCGACGACGTGCGCGAAGAACTCGAAAACGGCTCGGGGATGGTGAAGATCCGCGGCCTCGATGTCGGCCGCTACGATCAGGAACAGTTGCGTCGCATCTGGTATGCACTCGGTCATCATCTCGGCACGCCGATGTTCCAGAACCGCCGTGGCGAACTGATGCGCGAAATCAAGGACGAAGGCGCGGGCGTCGGTGCCAAACTCTATGGTTCGACCGTGGACGCTTCGGGCAAGGAATTCCTGTCGTCGGGCGCGCGCACGCTGTCACCCGGTGAGCTGCGCTTTCACACCGATCGCTGCGACGTGGTCGGTTTGCTGTGCGTACGCCAAGCGTCGGAAGGCGGCGTCAGCAAGCTCGCGAGCAGTGCGACTGTCTACAACGAAATGCTCAAGCGCCGGCCGGATCTGCATGCGTTGCTGTGCAAACCGATTCCGCGCAGCCGCTTCGGCGAAGAAGCCGGCGGCCAATACGTGACTTACGATCTGCCGGTGTTCGGCGTGCGGGACGGTAAGCTCACGAGTCACTTTTCGCTGACGTACATCGAGAATGCGCAACTGCTGTCGAGCGTGCGCAAACTGACCGATGCGGAGCACGAAGCGTTGCGGATGCTGCTGCAACTCGCTCAGGAGCAATGCTTCGAAATGCGCTTCGCGCCTGGCGACATCCAGCTACTGAACAACCATATCGTTTATCACGGGCGCACCGCTTTCAAGGACGACGCAACGACCGGCCAGGACCGGATGCTGATGAGGCTGTGGTTGTCGGTGCCGAACTCGCGCGCGTTGCCTGAAGATCATGCAGTGCTGTGGGGCGATGTGACGGGCGGCATGCCTCATGGCGGCATCGCACAACCCGCGACGCCTTGCGCCGCTTGA
- a CDS encoding SDR family oxidoreductase: protein MSANVAIVTGASQGIGRSTAIRLARDFKSIVLVARNRENLEQTAAEVAKAGATPLALDLDLSRPDAAGKVVEETLATFGRIDALLNIAGAVPQIDILEMTDEQWDNGLALKLHGARRLTIAAWPALKASSGSVVLMSGNSALFPKAPYAAVGTINAAIVALAKAFSDRGITDGVQVNSVLPGAVMTGRRKSYLEHWAPLHNMTVEEATAKFPAEAGITRYGTPEEIAELMAFIVSPAARWMTGSTLRMDGGEVKSV from the coding sequence ATGTCCGCAAACGTAGCTATCGTGACTGGCGCGAGCCAGGGTATCGGCCGGTCGACCGCGATCAGACTGGCACGCGATTTCAAGTCGATCGTGCTGGTTGCGCGCAACCGCGAAAACCTCGAACAGACGGCCGCCGAGGTCGCGAAAGCCGGCGCGACGCCACTCGCACTCGATCTCGATCTGTCCCGGCCCGACGCCGCGGGCAAAGTGGTCGAAGAGACGCTCGCGACCTTCGGGCGTATCGACGCGTTGCTGAACATCGCCGGCGCGGTGCCGCAAATCGACATCCTCGAAATGACCGACGAGCAGTGGGACAACGGCCTCGCGTTGAAGCTGCACGGCGCGCGACGTTTGACGATCGCAGCATGGCCCGCGCTGAAAGCATCGTCAGGGTCGGTCGTATTGATGTCGGGCAATTCGGCGCTGTTTCCGAAGGCACCCTATGCGGCGGTGGGCACGATCAACGCGGCGATCGTTGCACTCGCGAAGGCGTTCTCGGATCGCGGCATCACCGATGGCGTGCAGGTCAACAGCGTGTTGCCCGGCGCTGTGATGACGGGGCGCCGCAAATCGTATCTGGAACATTGGGCGCCGCTGCACAACATGACCGTCGAAGAGGCGACCGCGAAGTTTCCCGCGGAGGCCGGCATCACGCGGTACGGCACGCCGGAGGAAATTGCCGAGTTGATGGCGTTTATCGTGTCGCCCGCCGCACGGTGGATGACGGGGTCCACGTTGCGGATGGACGGCGGAGAAGTGAAATCGGTGTGA
- a CDS encoding amino acid ABC transporter permease: MPCVPTSLLLASIAAVAVVVAGSWYTVAVMRASFLAANFGGAWVNALAVVLALLSIVVVLPVVRALKACGRIRDAVSRRDVAEARGARSDARDQCFIALGYALAQLVIVVVCQFFLVNHQAVAKTFFAVPLMVKTFPLVLAAFWMNIKISIVTEVLVLIWGLIVALAMFAPGIAGKPVRLIATAYVDIFRAVPAVLVIYLVGFGIPLTGIPVLKDFSLTVFVIVALTLTVGAYVAEIYRAGILSIHWSQNAAARSLGLSHFQTLRFVIVPQGIRQIIPPLLNSFISLQKDTALVSVVGVIDSFNQSMLIASNYYNLSAVSTVALLFIIVSIPQTRFVERMMRRDRARMRAGEA, encoded by the coding sequence ATGCCCTGCGTGCCCACATCACTGCTGCTCGCCTCGATCGCGGCGGTCGCTGTCGTCGTGGCGGGAAGCTGGTACACGGTCGCGGTGATGCGCGCATCGTTCCTCGCTGCTAATTTCGGTGGCGCGTGGGTCAATGCGCTCGCCGTGGTTCTCGCGTTGCTGTCGATCGTGGTCGTGTTGCCGGTGGTCCGGGCGCTCAAAGCGTGTGGCCGGATTCGCGACGCAGTGTCGCGTCGCGATGTCGCGGAAGCACGCGGTGCGCGTTCGGACGCTCGGGACCAGTGCTTCATCGCGTTAGGCTACGCGTTGGCGCAACTGGTCATCGTCGTTGTCTGCCAGTTCTTTCTGGTCAACCATCAGGCGGTCGCCAAGACGTTCTTCGCGGTGCCCCTGATGGTGAAGACATTCCCCTTGGTGCTCGCCGCGTTCTGGATGAACATCAAGATCTCGATCGTCACGGAAGTACTCGTGTTGATCTGGGGGTTGATCGTCGCGCTCGCGATGTTCGCGCCCGGTATTGCGGGCAAGCCGGTTCGTCTGATCGCCACCGCGTATGTCGATATCTTTCGCGCGGTGCCCGCGGTGCTGGTGATCTATCTGGTCGGTTTCGGCATTCCGCTGACCGGCATCCCCGTGCTGAAAGATTTTTCGCTGACGGTATTCGTGATCGTCGCGTTGACGTTGACCGTGGGCGCCTACGTCGCGGAGATTTATCGCGCCGGCATCCTGAGCATTCACTGGAGTCAGAACGCCGCCGCGCGTTCGCTCGGTCTGTCGCACTTTCAGACCTTGCGCTTCGTGATCGTTCCGCAGGGCATCCGGCAGATCATTCCGCCGCTGCTCAATTCCTTTATTTCGTTGCAGAAAGATACCGCGCTGGTGTCGGTCGTCGGCGTGATCGACTCGTTCAATCAGTCGATGTTGATTGCTTCGAATTACTACAATCTTTCCGCGGTCAGTACCGTGGCGCTGCTTTTTATCATCGTATCGATTCCGCAAACGAGATTCGTCGAGCGCATGATGCGACGCGACCGCGCGCGCATGCGTGCCGGCGAAGCCTGA
- a CDS encoding class I SAM-dependent methyltransferase yields MAIDPLSDGKIVDSWKRNASPWINAVRAGEIESRRLITDQAALDAILDCKPATVLDLGCGEGWLALALQQHGMCVTAVDVVPELVRAATAAGVIDARTLSYEDIATGRLELKTDVVICNFSLLGKESVDGLLRAMPMLLQPDGSLIVQTLHPLMACGDLPYVDGWRSGSWTGFGDAFTDAPPWYFRTLQTWIESMSASGLAVREMREPLHPRTGRPASVIFRAQVRR; encoded by the coding sequence ATGGCTATCGACCCGCTTAGCGACGGCAAGATCGTCGACTCATGGAAGCGCAATGCGTCGCCGTGGATCAACGCGGTGCGTGCCGGAGAAATCGAAAGCCGGCGCTTGATCACCGATCAAGCCGCGCTGGACGCGATACTCGACTGCAAACCGGCGACCGTGCTCGATCTGGGCTGTGGCGAAGGTTGGCTGGCGCTTGCGTTGCAGCAGCACGGAATGTGCGTGACGGCGGTAGACGTGGTGCCCGAACTGGTGCGCGCGGCGACCGCGGCTGGCGTGATTGACGCCAGGACGCTGTCGTATGAAGACATCGCCACCGGCCGGCTCGAACTGAAGACCGATGTCGTCATCTGCAACTTCTCGCTGCTCGGCAAGGAGTCGGTAGACGGCTTGCTGCGCGCGATGCCGATGCTGCTTCAACCCGACGGCTCGTTGATCGTGCAAACGCTGCATCCGCTGATGGCCTGCGGTGATCTGCCGTATGTCGACGGCTGGCGCAGCGGTTCATGGACGGGGTTCGGCGACGCATTCACCGATGCCCCGCCGTGGTATTTCCGCACGCTGCAGACATGGATCGAGTCGATGTCGGCGAGCGGACTTGCCGTTCGCGAGATGCGTGAGCCTTTGCATCCGCGAACCGGCCGGCCCGCATCGGTGATCTTTCGCGCGCAGGTGCGCCGCTAA
- a CDS encoding ABC transporter substrate-binding protein, whose protein sequence is MSAITASAFAAQDFGKCEVTGQKGSVKLQTVVPGTLSVRPVLGVPGWWNGDSLDTIKDGFEYCMAANMAYRAGLDRVELVSRSFQQILTGKSDGFDIALSEITITEPRKQVVNFTEPYFNSDQGILVKAGTKVDKKNLASLRYAVERGTTAYDYIVQNVKPTEQPKVFNDPPSMYTALAAGQVDAVIYDTPNVMLRAKNSNGALEVVGRFDTGEKWGGLVNKDSPNLAAFNQLIAGMKKDGTLDKLSAKYLTPELGADPTKVPVLNP, encoded by the coding sequence TTGAGCGCCATCACCGCCAGCGCATTCGCCGCGCAGGATTTTGGCAAATGCGAAGTCACCGGACAGAAAGGCTCGGTCAAATTGCAGACGGTGGTTCCGGGCACGCTGTCGGTGCGGCCGGTTCTCGGTGTGCCGGGCTGGTGGAATGGCGACTCGCTCGACACGATCAAGGACGGCTTCGAGTACTGCATGGCCGCCAACATGGCGTATCGCGCGGGCCTCGACCGTGTGGAACTGGTGAGCCGTTCGTTCCAGCAGATTCTGACCGGCAAATCGGACGGATTCGATATCGCGCTGAGCGAAATCACGATCACCGAGCCGCGCAAGCAGGTCGTGAATTTCACCGAGCCGTACTTCAATTCCGATCAGGGGATTCTGGTCAAGGCCGGCACCAAGGTCGACAAGAAGAATCTCGCCAGCCTTCGCTATGCGGTTGAGCGGGGCACCACCGCTTACGATTACATCGTCCAGAACGTGAAGCCTACCGAGCAGCCGAAGGTGTTCAACGATCCGCCGTCGATGTACACCGCGCTGGCCGCGGGTCAGGTCGATGCGGTGATCTACGACACGCCGAACGTGATGCTGCGCGCGAAGAATTCGAATGGCGCACTGGAAGTAGTCGGCCGTTTCGATACCGGCGAAAAATGGGGCGGCCTCGTCAACAAGGATTCGCCGAATCTGGCGGCCTTCAACCAGTTGATCGCGGGTATGAAGAAGGACGGCACGCTGGACAAGCTGAGCGCCAAATATCTGACGCCGGAACTCGGCGCGGATCCGACCAAAGTGCCGGTGCTGAACCCGTAA
- a CDS encoding RHS repeat-associated core domain-containing protein, whose product MTSETTPAQHGALTVQSPAAVRLNAQNRRLVQSSVPGTMPSQPSTASLLIQKGIDAVENHGLEVFVQCLYMVPGVGNALSLRDVAIDLYRICSVQGAATDVSNWMILAIDAIGVVPGGNEVPVPVRTVMKDIAIGFVKGMIPAIALDMLWGAAQGNAKDYLTQLDQHMARWKDDIRRWVSQTVQGLRSFIASPPGVLAQQRAIEGKKDQGFWSWLPDGETVMVHAVDELLTVTLRGSDEPVRDVLLGWLAQFERDSNGMLDQAFGAAEQTGTLLAMAAQIARAFEARRHHASHVVERGPGPAHEPDVKGAAHIGHYQTGAQASQLPAACHCLLPPANRISERPIDYATGDENLAQTDFVVDGIVPIVWSRLYRSSLDAYDASPLGARWSSAFHLSLEAREDGSLVFFDAESRAVPLPYVAVGDAVEAPAEHLSVARPDAKTVLVTYLDGSHETYVLAGPRYRLQSRLGRDGLGHTLSYNEAGELASIGDGHDTAIRLTYRDGRVSAIHRIDGQGLDLGLLATYRYDDTGDLLAHHDALDQVREYGYRDHLLTRYRDFNGYAVHLDWHWPGKPDGLAAPASAQCVRTSIRPPGADRLNSRKILEETRFEYHREHWFTKVTDAAGNVTFYRYDRDNRIVRVERADGTGESYEWDANHNITGIRDAAGRMRRFDYDAQGRIVAETDAVGRKTLTEYDAHGLPVKVTGPAGQTTTTAYDPLGRPVSVTDAAGRITQYAWNDAGRLVSLTDPKGGVRRFSYDAAGRLLQATDCSGYATRYQYDAQGHLLRRIDAEDAETSYQHDALGRLVKVTYPDGPTESFQYDGEGNVVAHIDGAMQVTRFAWTMDRRPVSREDAAGHTVMYWYDDQWRLVKLINENGSATSFKYDVIGQLIEQTGFDGRTVRHEYDEAGFRIASREGDVETLFTRDALGRLKERIVRKAGAEHADCHEQFYYDLHGRLTAAQTPGSRVVFHYDDAGNLIAEEQHLRTESAGPYVAVTRHGYDALGNRIRTQLPNTLKIDWLRYGSGHVHEVMVNGEPLLDFERDRLHRETTRTHRAFSARREYDPAGRLLKQIAQLAPSPSPSLSQPQAQSHSQPAATETPTRLSGRRYRYGPQGHLTHIDDDLRGATSYGYDPVGRLLEAVTPDLTETFAYDRAGNRVDPEKVPVRPEVETFAERVARHTREQAQWEAANPGRQYYMGTRPDERANREDALMAEYERRLPKCLDNLLKELEHTRYHYDERGNLIRRIDWGGPTWVYRYDLSNRLVEASRYAKTPEDTTDQHGTDAHHRHRTYIGRTIPELTATYRYDAFGRRTVKEVMQPDGNTDITVFVWDGDVLLIEERFTRTPQKPAWPRPVAPEPALASMVREDPEDAYSLPVAQRAHALDVAWQGVSLYLHEPGTFVPLARIDEKLVEPAYLATGTDGRAVRVPAKTTHTTLFYLNDHLGTPQEIVDDSGKVVWIGRYRAWGAEKKGTKVRQEKPDPVGAVNPIRFQGQYHDEETGLHYNRYRYYDPDIGRFISPDPIGLAGGINVYQYSPNPVQWIDPLGLMGKPILGGTPKDAQKTVNKGQGPSDITRIDEPESSVPGSQWHAHCKCGAAINQDGSMHDKAKAKGKSIQQLFSNKTLKWLQSFGWTSPKEE is encoded by the coding sequence ATGACTTCTGAAACCACGCCCGCGCAGCATGGCGCGCTGACTGTCCAGTCGCCCGCCGCGGTCAGACTCAATGCGCAGAACCGACGCCTTGTACAGAGCAGTGTGCCTGGCACGATGCCGAGCCAACCGTCCACGGCCAGCCTCCTCATCCAGAAAGGCATCGACGCGGTCGAAAACCACGGCCTCGAAGTCTTCGTGCAGTGCCTGTACATGGTGCCGGGCGTCGGTAACGCGCTCTCGCTCAGGGATGTCGCAATCGACCTGTATCGCATCTGCTCGGTACAGGGCGCTGCAACCGACGTGTCGAACTGGATGATCCTCGCGATCGATGCAATCGGCGTGGTGCCCGGTGGCAATGAGGTGCCCGTGCCGGTGCGCACCGTGATGAAGGACATCGCGATCGGCTTCGTGAAAGGCATGATTCCGGCGATCGCGCTCGACATGCTGTGGGGCGCGGCCCAGGGCAACGCGAAGGACTATCTGACGCAGCTCGACCAGCACATGGCGCGCTGGAAGGACGACATCCGCAGGTGGGTGTCGCAGACGGTGCAGGGGTTGCGTTCGTTCATCGCGAGTCCGCCTGGCGTTCTGGCCCAGCAACGCGCGATCGAAGGAAAGAAGGATCAGGGGTTCTGGTCTTGGCTGCCCGATGGCGAGACCGTCATGGTCCATGCGGTGGATGAACTGCTGACGGTCACGCTGCGCGGCAGCGACGAGCCGGTGCGCGACGTGCTGCTGGGATGGCTCGCGCAGTTCGAGCGCGACAGTAATGGAATGCTGGATCAGGCGTTCGGCGCCGCGGAGCAGACCGGCACGCTGCTGGCCATGGCCGCGCAGATCGCGCGGGCATTCGAGGCGCGGCGTCATCACGCGTCGCACGTTGTCGAACGCGGCCCGGGGCCGGCGCATGAGCCGGATGTCAAGGGCGCCGCGCATATCGGGCACTACCAGACGGGTGCCCAGGCAAGCCAGTTACCCGCGGCCTGCCACTGTCTGCTGCCCCCGGCAAATCGGATCAGCGAACGGCCGATCGACTACGCGACCGGCGACGAGAACCTGGCGCAGACCGATTTCGTCGTCGACGGCATCGTGCCGATCGTGTGGTCGCGGCTGTACCGCTCAAGCCTCGATGCGTACGACGCCAGTCCGCTCGGCGCGCGCTGGAGCAGTGCGTTTCACCTGTCGCTCGAAGCACGCGAAGATGGGTCGCTGGTTTTCTTCGATGCGGAGAGTCGCGCGGTGCCGTTGCCGTACGTTGCGGTGGGTGATGCGGTTGAGGCGCCTGCCGAGCATCTGTCCGTGGCGCGGCCGGACGCAAAAACCGTTCTGGTGACGTATCTGGACGGCAGCCACGAAACCTATGTCCTCGCGGGCCCACGCTACCGGCTGCAGTCCCGGCTCGGGCGTGATGGTCTCGGTCACACCCTCAGCTACAACGAGGCCGGTGAACTCGCTTCCATCGGCGACGGCCACGATACCGCCATCCGCCTGACCTACCGCGATGGCCGTGTCAGCGCAATCCATCGCATCGACGGCCAGGGCCTGGACCTCGGCCTGCTCGCGACTTACCGCTATGACGACACCGGCGATCTGCTCGCCCATCACGACGCGCTGGACCAGGTGCGCGAGTACGGTTATCGCGATCACCTGCTCACCCGCTATAGGGACTTCAACGGTTACGCCGTGCATCTCGACTGGCACTGGCCGGGCAAACCGGACGGGCTAGCTGCCCCTGCCAGCGCGCAATGCGTGCGCACATCCATCCGTCCCCCCGGCGCGGATCGCCTGAACAGCCGCAAAATCCTCGAGGAAACGCGCTTCGAGTACCACCGTGAGCACTGGTTCACGAAGGTCACCGATGCCGCGGGCAACGTGACGTTCTACCGCTACGACCGCGACAACCGGATCGTGCGGGTCGAGCGCGCGGACGGCACGGGCGAATCGTACGAGTGGGACGCGAACCACAACATCACTGGCATCCGCGATGCGGCGGGCCGCATGCGCCGTTTCGACTACGACGCGCAGGGGCGCATCGTCGCCGAGACGGATGCGGTGGGCCGCAAAACACTGACCGAATACGACGCGCACGGCCTGCCGGTGAAGGTGACCGGGCCAGCCGGACAGACGACCACCACCGCCTACGATCCGCTGGGTCGCCCGGTTTCGGTCACAGATGCAGCCGGCCGCATCACGCAATACGCGTGGAACGACGCTGGACGCCTTGTTTCGCTGACCGATCCCAAAGGCGGTGTGCGGCGCTTCTCGTACGATGCAGCCGGACGTCTGCTGCAGGCGACCGACTGCTCCGGGTATGCGACCCGCTATCAGTACGATGCGCAGGGCCACCTGCTCAGACGGATCGATGCGGAAGACGCGGAAACGAGCTATCAGCACGATGCGCTGGGACGGCTCGTGAAGGTGACCTATCCGGACGGCCCGACAGAATCCTTCCAGTACGACGGTGAAGGCAACGTGGTGGCGCACATCGATGGCGCGATGCAGGTCACCCGCTTTGCCTGGACGATGGACAGGCGCCCTGTCTCACGCGAGGACGCGGCCGGTCATACGGTGATGTACTGGTACGACGACCAGTGGCGACTGGTGAAGCTCATCAACGAGAACGGCAGCGCCACGAGTTTTAAATACGACGTGATCGGGCAACTGATCGAGCAGACCGGTTTCGACGGCAGGACGGTACGGCACGAATACGACGAGGCGGGATTCCGCATCGCGTCGCGCGAGGGTGACGTCGAAACGCTTTTTACCCGCGACGCCTTGGGGCGGCTGAAGGAGCGCATCGTCCGTAAAGCAGGCGCGGAGCACGCGGACTGCCACGAGCAGTTCTACTACGACCTGCACGGACGGCTCACGGCCGCGCAGACGCCGGGCAGCCGGGTGGTGTTCCATTACGACGATGCCGGCAACCTGATTGCCGAAGAACAGCATCTGCGGACTGAATCCGCCGGCCCGTACGTGGCGGTGACGCGGCACGGGTATGACGCGTTGGGCAACCGGATCAGGACGCAACTGCCGAACACGCTGAAGATCGACTGGCTGCGCTATGGCTCGGGACATGTACACGAGGTGATGGTCAATGGCGAGCCGCTGCTCGACTTCGAGCGGGACAGGCTGCATCGCGAGACCACGCGGACGCACCGGGCGTTCAGTGCCCGGCGGGAATACGATCCGGCCGGGCGGCTGCTGAAGCAGATCGCGCAACTGGCGCCATCGCCTTCGCCATCGCTGTCGCAACCCCAGGCGCAGTCGCACTCACAGCCAGCTGCAACGGAGACTCCCACGCGTCTGTCCGGGCGCCGCTATCGCTATGGCCCGCAGGGCCACCTGACACATATCGACGATGATCTGCGCGGCGCGACGTCGTACGGTTATGACCCGGTGGGACGTCTGCTGGAAGCGGTAACGCCTGACCTGACGGAGACGTTCGCCTACGACCGGGCCGGCAACCGTGTTGATCCGGAGAAGGTGCCGGTAAGACCCGAAGTGGAGACGTTCGCCGAACGCGTCGCGCGTCACACCCGCGAGCAGGCGCAGTGGGAAGCGGCCAATCCGGGCCGGCAGTACTACATGGGAACCCGTCCGGACGAACGCGCGAACCGTGAAGACGCGCTGATGGCGGAGTACGAACGCAGGCTGCCGAAGTGCCTCGATAACCTGCTGAAGGAACTGGAGCACACGCGCTATCACTACGACGAGCGGGGCAACCTGATCCGCCGGATCGACTGGGGTGGACCGACGTGGGTCTATCGCTACGACCTGTCGAACCGGCTCGTCGAGGCGAGTCGCTATGCGAAGACGCCCGAGGATACGACGGACCAGCACGGCACGGATGCGCACCACCGCCACCGGACATACATCGGCAGAACGATTCCCGAGCTGACGGCGACATACCGGTACGACGCATTCGGCCGTCGCACGGTCAAGGAGGTGATGCAGCCCGATGGCAACACGGACATCACGGTGTTCGTGTGGGACGGCGATGTGCTGCTGATCGAGGAGCGTTTTACCCGTACGCCGCAGAAACCGGCGTGGCCGCGTCCGGTGGCGCCCGAACCGGCACTCGCGTCGATGGTGCGGGAGGATCCGGAAGACGCGTATTCGCTGCCGGTGGCGCAGCGCGCGCATGCGCTGGATGTCGCATGGCAGGGCGTGTCGCTCTACCTGCACGAGCCGGGCACGTTCGTGCCGCTCGCGCGCATCGACGAAAAGCTGGTCGAGCCCGCGTATCTGGCAACGGGTACCGATGGCCGCGCGGTGCGGGTGCCGGCGAAGACTACACACACGACGCTGTTCTATCTGAACGATCATCTCGGGACACCGCAGGAGATCGTCGATGATTCGGGCAAAGTGGTGTGGATCGGGCGGTACAGGGCCTGGGGGGCTGAAAAGAAAGGGACGAAGGTTAGGCAGGAGAAGCCCGACCCGGTCGGCGCGGTCAACCCGATCCGGTTTCAGGGGCAGTATCACGATGAAGAGACGGGGCTGCATTACAACCGGTATCGGTACTATGATCCGGACATCGGGCGGTTCATCAGTCCCGATCCGATCGGGCTGGCGGGTGGGATTAACGTTTATCAATACTCGCCGAATCCGGTGCAGTGGATTGATCCGCTGGGCCTCATGGGGAAGCCGATTCTGGGCGGCACCCCTAAAGACGCTCAAAAGACCGTTAATAAAGGCCAAGGGCCATCTGATATCACCAGAATTGATGAACCAGAAAGTAGTGTGCCAGGTAGTCAATGGCATGCACACTGCAAATGTGGTGCGGCAATTAACCAAGATGGCTCAATGCATGACAAGGCAAAGGCCAAAGGGAAATCTATACAGCAGCTTTTTTCGAATAAGACACTGAAATGGCTTCAATCTTTCGGCTGGACATCTCCCAAGGAAGAGTGA
- a CDS encoding amino acid ABC transporter ATP-binding protein, protein MSFIDIRDISKSYGEVPVIKRLAMTVDEHDVVCLIGPSGSGKSTLLRCINGLESIDGGEILVHGDRITGPGVDVDALRRDIGIVFQGYNLFPHMSVLENVTLAPIRVLKQNKDEAEARAMTLLKRVGLEHKAKEYPDRLSGGQQQRVAIVRALAMDPMVLLLDEITSALDPELVSEVLNIVRDLASEGMTMLLATHEMGFAREVSSKVCFLCDGAVYEEGPPEQIFGDPTRDRTRAFLKSIREAKRI, encoded by the coding sequence ATGTCGTTTATCGATATTCGCGACATTTCGAAATCGTATGGCGAGGTGCCGGTGATCAAGCGCCTCGCGATGACGGTCGACGAGCACGACGTCGTGTGCCTGATCGGTCCGTCCGGGTCGGGGAAGTCGACGCTGCTGCGCTGTATCAACGGCCTTGAATCGATCGATGGCGGCGAGATACTGGTGCATGGCGATCGCATCACCGGTCCTGGTGTCGACGTGGATGCATTGCGTCGCGACATCGGCATCGTGTTTCAGGGCTATAACCTGTTTCCGCATATGAGCGTGCTGGAGAACGTGACGCTCGCGCCGATTCGCGTGCTGAAGCAGAACAAGGACGAGGCCGAAGCACGTGCGATGACGCTGCTCAAGCGCGTTGGCCTCGAGCATAAGGCGAAGGAATATCCGGACCGGCTATCGGGCGGACAGCAGCAGCGCGTCGCGATCGTGCGCGCACTCGCGATGGATCCGATGGTGCTGCTGCTCGATGAAATCACGTCGGCACTGGACCCCGAACTGGTGTCCGAAGTGCTGAACATCGTGCGCGATCTCGCGAGCGAGGGCATGACGATGCTGCTCGCCACGCATGAGATGGGCTTCGCGCGCGAGGTGTCGTCGAAGGTCTGTTTTCTGTGCGATGGCGCCGTGTACGAGGAAGGACCGCCGGAACAGATCTTCGGCGATCCGACGCGCGACAGAACGCGCGCGTTTCTGAAGAGCATCCGCGAAGCCAAGCGGATTTGA